The DNA sequence actcttgagaatgtttctaatggattcaagaattacatgaagaaattgagaattttggattggtatatggctaggatttgatatttgcatgggatggtgtcgagacttgtggcatttttatatcattgtggattatgcatttcaatatcaagaaggtgaaggaaacagttttaggttcacataaggtctctttagagtgggtatctcggttgtggtgctttggggtgcttaagaggaaagtcaacggcttatgggccttagggcgtggtggttttatactagggcctCTTGTATGgtaaattttggttaaggatcgttgtgctccagcaaggagaagtatcaacttgaaggcaatttggaagggacttggagaaataagaCATCGTGGTAGtaggttagcacagtaatgggtatgatcgattctttgggtacttatgatgtggctagtctttacaggtgtttcgtggcaatgctcttgggttttggaaacctgcgtggctgggttgagttagagagattcggttcagatagcttggttatatgCAAATGGGTTATGAAGAGTTCTCAATAGTTTTTACcaaggttcgaggggtatatttcctaCTGTCGTGAGGAGCGtgtggtgtatagtgaatttctcctggatgaaatcaaatggaaggtccttaGCTAATTGAGTAcgtagttgcttgtgactcggagtggactatgaagttctcgtatttttcatatgatggcatggtatataaagtgtgttgtgtgggattgagatttacgtgagcAAGATCACAGTTTTGTttggaagggaaggtcataaaaaATAATTCGTAGGCAACATGgatggtttcagatgactaggtaaatgatattactatttggtatggcttgatgagagtatacatttcagaaggggcaaagtgttttaatttatggatacttctctgatattgcggcactctcctggttgatcgactgctgatatttaaatttttctaagtggcacggaagaattttagaagtattcctcgtgggatgatcgtgtatgagagatgtgttaggcattcgggcggtggagatggaatcagaaatggtgattcgtgtgtagtatggatttggagactggagttCTAAGGAGCAgactgtttcatggttgtggactgtgaagtcatggatGAAGCTGgagagatgatagtatgtgttatgattcagtcattgtgggctttcggagggttatttatctatttgtgggtggccggagttgatttggaggtccattggtaggcccaattaggatgtgtattctacaccgagccggattggctggctccatactgctattgttgagaaaagtaccattcggttgttgttgaactTATTCATGGTcggaaatgatctgtgagttactcttctatgctacaaggagttgtgatccgttggttataagcacacctggtgcagttctatttgggctttatagcagaatttgagcgagataagtaattgggtattgcatggttgatggcgtatgggttatgttctttcaggttttgcgtggcattgtgtcatcttcttctccgtggttatggtaatgcactttgagtacttgatgtcggattgcgcgtggttattgattttgagcatggtggctgaggtatttcatatggatcagtgtttggatggggtcgcgcattgcggcagagttatgttgagatatgatccttggtgttagattcgtgtgttatggttctacggtgtgtgatgggttcttagcattgcgtcggggtggtacccgtcgagcttgcgggacagttctcttgtttgagtcattttcgtaaTTGAGTACATCTGGAatattgcttattggtgcacggattacacgggttgtggctttagatagtattggtgtgtcatgtcagtagagtagctggtatttgatgagatgaggtcattgtacctagaatggatactatcggaattgatgtcagcatggttggaaggataatatcaaaagtcgacttagaaatttgctatagttcttgtcaaaggagatggagtaccatgacttgttgatctgatgaagggttatgagttctgcatgtttcttttatcattggcagtgtacgaaggtttaaaacgaggctttgtttgatatgaggttgtcaccggtattgggttgatttgagcagctactgtgattagaaatctttGCTTCGAGcgtttgagctatgtggtatttgagttttgagtatttgagttatggttatggcttttggtacatcttgtttagacttatacagtgtgtaggttgcgggattcagatcttataagagattctgaatgttggaaattggattcgaaggcttgtgtGCTAgtttgaattgagaaatttttgttatgttgtgttatcagacctgtcctaggtatgtgcatggtaaggttatacggcggtttgatggctttgagaacaactctggacacgttcgaggacgaacatatgtttaagtgggggaagatgttacgacccgaccggttgttttgagaatttacacttcgctcggttgtttgagggcatgagtagctccgtatgatgtaatatgacttatgtTAATCGTCGGTTCTGATTTTcaggttgttcagaattgatttgaaagaatgattctcagcaagaaattttaaatttgaaagagtcgaccaagtttgatttttttgtgaatttgaacccggaacgtattctctactcggttttggttatatttcatgaatccaccttcatttttggtaattggattgtgaattttaaagaggaaattgagggttttggcctaaagtttcataatatgaattttttaggtttgaacatcgaattggagtcggatttgagtgaaactagtatggttggactcgtaattgaatgggttatttaATTTCGTaattttttgtcgggttccgaggtgcgggcccgggttgggcttttggccgattttgggcttttgattcaagatttgatctttttcgattgggattggttcctttagcatagtttgatgtatttgagttatttttggttagtttcgagccgttcggaggtcggaacgcgtgagatggcattttggagcatcgcttggcttgctcggtgttggaattagcttgttcgaggtaagtaactcttctaatcttggagttgagggtatgaaaccccaaaatatgtattatgtgattagtgttgaggtgacgcacatgctaggtgacgggcgtgtgggcgtgcaccatgtgaattgagactctgttgttcccatggcactatatagtggtcctactttgttgatatccatgttctcaccatgtgataaaatagttaagctgtcaatcatgctagatatcatgtttaggcattatgccgataatGTTTGGatccatagtggtcgtttcttactgccatctcactgatttcattgatatatcatactcagtcatatccatgcattcatactatatctcagtctcagatattatttattgatacatcatatcattattgtcgggctagtttcatgacattgtgagcccgtgagtgagacttgagagattgatgactgagtgaggccgggggcctgagtcagagtgacattttgggatcgggctgcacgtcgcagcaggtattgtacaacgctgagtgattgagtgtgttgagcatttagcatagtgagagagaatgcgagacaatgagattgagtactctgagagtgtgagtacatgagctcatcgttgagatgcattgcatttgacatgcgtacttgagatacatgtatagagatgcatttccttctgctacccgggtttggggacatttatgattttacctgtatcttgacatgtaggtatagagaagtactttcctcatgctatctgaaaatgaaacatcttactatttgttgaaaggagttttgggaaaaaccacaattttcaaacttactcgtactttggctttttcggtaaaaaaaTTGGGTTTTccctgagatacttgaaaagaaaatgcctatttttctgaaactatgaacgaactgagccttttatttcggAGATAcccttttgttattgtactatgttgttatgaaatgtggtggaatattggtattgtacccgaccttgttgttagctcgtcactacttttaacctaaggttaggtttgttacttattgagtacatgaggtcggttgtactcatactacacttctgcaccttgcgtgcagataatGACTGTTGATGTCGCTGTGTTCGACGagagttggatttgaagatgtacctacatcctagttgtagctgcctcttgttcgtggtagctttagatctgtaaaactctgtttatgtactattcaaacagactgtcttagaagctcatgatttgtactaccagttcttggggaatgtatcagattcagataatttctttacttaattgctttattaattgttattggaattggttagtggttaactggcttacctagcgaattgggttaggtgtcatcacgactagttagattttgtgtcgtgataccaatgtactccgtaagtgtcgagcctaaccctgatgaggtagtgatgaggctatgacaagacacctactaacAGTGCTTCTAAGTGATTAACCTAACCCTGATGAGGTAGTGATAAGCCTGACCCTttttttgagaagtgcttttctcaAAGTGAGAAGCAATTTATGTCTGACTAATTAATtggaaaagtacttttgaacagCAATTAGTTttgccaaacttttaaaaagtgcttctaagtatatttttctcaaaaatacttttgaaagaatttttttttttttttacttctcaaaattcaaaaatatttttttttttctaaaagtttggtcaaacaactttaaaaaagttattttttcaCAAAGTAtttttagccaaaaaaaaaaagtttgacCAAATAGACTATAAAACCAAATACAAATTGCTTCTTGCCATCAAAAGTATTTGTACTTCTCTAAATAAATAAGATGTCAGTTACACTGATGACCTAAAATTTTTATTGCATATACTCTAATCCAAAATTGTGAAGTCTTGTATTCAATATACTCTAATCCCGTTAGCAGTTTGTATTCAATATCTGTACAAAAAAAAAGGTTTGTATTCAATGTCAAAGTAAATATTGTAGGCGCTAGGCTTCTATTCTTTTCTAGGTTCCTACTTCCTAGTCTTAGGCTGCTCCCCTATTTCCTAACTCCTCCAACAAAGCTAGATTGCATCATCTCCCTCTACCCGTTGATCACAGCAATTGCTCCCCAACCTTATAGCTCGAAATCAATTACTGGTCATTTTAAGTGAAATTTATAGTTTTGCACTCGTGTTTTCGGGCGAAGAAGAAGAGGTGCGAGATAGAGAGAGGAGGCTGGTCTTTGAGAATGAGAAGAAGAGGAGATTTATGAATTCCTTGAGTGGGTCTGTCGTGGATAACATTGATCCTTGAAATTATCTAGAAAGTACACAATTGTAAGTTTTCTGGTGAAATTAGGAAAAGACCCAGTTCAGCTGTGAACGTACAGGTTGTTTTAGTTGCGATGAGTTCAGGAAATGTGGGGCGGCTGCCATTGATGAATGTTGTTAAATTTAAGGGAGTGCCAATTCTGCAGCAATTGCATTTGGAGGAGCGGCTGCTAAGGACTTCACCTCAAAACTGGTGCATTGTAAATGATGGAACCAATGAACCCACCATTGTCATGGGTATTTCAGGGTGAGCTATCAATTTTCACCCTTTTTTATGGTATGACTCTTTTTTTTTCATAGTAATACTTTTACTAGAATTGTTTCTTGATTGTTTTTATTGGCGGGTTCATTATACAACTTGCCTTGACGATTGGGTTTGCACTGATCCTGGTTCCTACTGCTTCACTTATTAATCCTTCACCATCTTTAAACTATAGTGGGCAATGGTGGAGCCAGGAAGGGGATTCGAAAAATTCGAACCTAAAGCAATTTAACATATGTGTGTCATAAAGACACTGATAACAATGCCAGTTTTTCCACTTTCTGATATTATTTAGACTGTATATTCTTTGGAGCTAAGCTATCAGTATTACCTGCACTGCTGTTGCATGTTCTGATCTATCAGCTTTCAATTGATGCAAAAAGTTACGAGTACTTGAATGCCATGGCCGTAATGATAGAACGTTTTTTGTTGTATGTTTCTGATTGAGTTATTTGTATAACAACATTAACCATTGTCACAGTAAAGCAGCTGAACTTCTTGAAATCGGTTCTGTTTTGCAAGACAAGATTCCAGTAGTAAAGAGGTTTACTGGAGGAGGCACTGTAATTGTTGATCACAGGACAGTTTTCATCTCCTTCATATGCAACAAGGATGCTGTCCCTACTGTACAACCATATCCTAGGCCCATCATGTCATGGAGCAGCCAACTCTATAGCAAAGTGTTTCAAGGAGTTGGGGATTTCTCTCTTCGTGAAAATGGTACTTTTGCTGCTCCAGGATTATTTTCATTGTTGGCTGTCCAGCTTTTTGCAGGAAGAGGTGCAGGTTTTCTTCTTCAAGAACCAAAAAatgaaccaaaaaaaaaagataaccTTGCTTTTATGTCAAAAAAGAACTTACTTTTAAACTTTGTTATGGAGGAAATACTTGCTTATACTTGCTGTATGGTATTTTTTGCACTATATATTTCTCAATGTATATATTTGTGACACTGAGTtagtttgatattattgatttatttgactaatcaaaaaacaaaaatagaatTTTCAATTGGCTGACAATGTATTTATGCATGTACTGGGGCTAAAAACCaaggttgagtgtcaggcaaacGATGCTATTACGCTGCAGTCATCAAGGGAGCttccttttatgtatatttaattatttgttgTTGATAAGGTTCACATACTTTCTTACTAATTTCTTGACAAGAAAAGTGTCATTCATTGGATTGGATGCTTCTTTTTCTGTATTCTTATTTCTTCTTGTTAGCAATATTCTATTCTTTCTTCTCTGTGCAGTTGGTTCCCGTTTCTATGTACGTTGTCTTACTTTACCTTAAAAGAATTGTGAATACTATCCCCCCTCTCTCATTCTCTCGCCCGCTCTGGATATCCGTCGAACTGCTTGGTTTTGTCCTTTATTTtttggttcttttttttttttttgctcgcACGGTGATATGACTTGAGGAATCCTTATTTTATGTCTTGCTCACTAGCTTTCTGGACATCCAACATCATATTGTACTTTTACATGATCACAGACTACGTTTTTGGCAACCACAAGTTTGGGGGAAATGCTCAATCTATCACAAAAGGCCGTTGGATCCATCATACATCCTTTCTTTGGGATTATGAGATGATGAACATGGCTTATCTCAAACTTCCAAAACGAGCTCCTGACTATCGACAGGTttgcaaacaattcaagttctttGTTCTGCTTGTTAAATAGTCTTGTGAGCCTTTTTTTTAAGAACTTGATGCAGCTGCTTTTTGAACACTGTTTCTGGAAACACTGATTTAAGATGTTGGCCGAATAATCTTAAACGTGTTCAGGATCGATGCAAAATTTCATTCTCGTACACTGCAACATATGGAACAACTATGTAGTAATTAAtagaattatattattattaaatattttcataACCATAAATATTTTTTCTCTTCCCTCTAACATATAGTACATTTAGGTACAGAGAATAGATAAAGCATTTTCATATAGAAAATATGGTGCTTGCACTGCATGCATACTCTTCTAAGCTGATGGTGTGAAGACCTCTAAGTTGGTGCTGACATCATGGTGAAAAGATGAAGCATGAGTAGTCTTCTCTGTTTCACTTGGCTTGAGGAATGGGTACTGGGATTAATTACTTCGGAAAATCTACAAAATTGGCTCATGTCACTGGTAAGGGCTGTCCCAATGTAGTTATAAGCTAAATTTACTGAAGAGGCTCTTTCATGTGTTCTGAAGAAATTGTCCCTGAAACTATGGATGTGGCAGTGAGCCTTAGAAGTTGTTTACTATCAAGTATACTTGGTAGTTGGCTTGGCTGAAAAGGTAAAGCTAGTTAATCTCAGTTTGCAAGCAGCCACAATGTTGAAGTCCGTGGTACATGCATCATCTCCTCACATAGGAAATTTCCAAGTTTGTCTTTTACACCTTTGTAGTCTTCTAATTTCCTGCCTGCATATCACCTAATATATCTTACTCTTGCGTGTAAAATACACTCGTGTCCTCTTAACTAAGCTCTTGCTTCAGGTCCACATATGAAACTATCCTCTTTTCAAGTGCTCACGTGGGCAATCAAGAACCCAACTATTCCATTATTCAGAATTTTTGCCTGGAGTCATGTCCGTACCAGGGGTCCAAGTTCAAATAACTGTGTGCAGTTGTGATGAGCTGAGCCCAGATCTCCATCGCGATGAGCATGCGACGCATGCTCTGTGTTTGGTCCAGGAGGGGGAGCATGTGATGGACATGCTATGGGGCCAAAACATTCTGTTCCAGGCTCCCTGCCTTGACTGCACTGTGCTCTCTTTTCT is a window from the Nicotiana tomentosiformis chromosome 10, ASM39032v3, whole genome shotgun sequence genome containing:
- the LOC104095799 gene encoding uncharacterized protein isoform X1, encoding MSSGNVGRLPLMNVVKFKGVPILQQLHLEERLLRTSPQNWCIVNDGTNEPTIVMGISGKAAELLEIGSVLQDKIPVVKRFTGGGTVIVDHRTVFISFICNKDAVPTVQPYPRPIMSWSSQLYSKVFQGVGDFSLRENDYVFGNHKFGGNAQSITKGRWIHHTSFLWDYEMMNMAYLKLPKRAPDYRQARDHSDFICRMKDYISRQEFINRTISALDSHFSATSLELKSFDCPDDTKFMPSSRLLGKEELEESFESESGNVILQSL
- the LOC104095799 gene encoding uncharacterized protein isoform X2, which codes for MMEPMNPPLSWVFQGELSIFTLFYDKIPVVKRFTGGGTVIVDHRTVFISFICNKDAVPTVQPYPRPIMSWSSQLYSKVFQGVGDFSLRENDYVFGNHKFGGNAQSITKGRWIHHTSFLWDYEMMNMAYLKLPKRAPDYRQARDHSDFICRMKDYISRQEFINRTISALDSHFSATSLELKSFDCPDDTKFMPSSRLLGKEELEESFESESGNVILQSL